One genomic window of Campylobacter fetus subsp. fetus includes the following:
- the gyrA gene encoding DNA gyrase subunit A — protein MEENIFSSNQDIDAIDVEDSIKASYLDYSMSVIIGRALPDARDGLKPVHRRILYAMNDLGVGSRSPYKKSARIVGDVIGKYHPHGDTAVYDALVRMAQNFSMRVPAVDGQGNFGSVDGDGAAAMRYTEARMTVLAEELLRDLDKDTVDFIPNYDDSLSEPDVLPARVPNLLLNGSSGIAVGMATNIPPHSLDELVNGLLTLLDDKEVGLEDIMTHIKGPDFPTGGIIFGKKGIIEAYKTGRGRIKLRAKTHIEKKPNKDVIVVDELPYQVNKAKLHADIADLVKEKLIDGISEVRDESDRDGIRLVIELKRDAMSEIVLNNLFKSTQMEVTFGVIMLAINNKEPKVFSLLELLKLFLNHRKTVIIRRTIFELQKARARAHILEGLKIALDNIDAVINLIKTSADTNSARDGLMAKFGLSELQSNAILDMRLSKLTGLEREKLEAELKEILELIEKLDAILKSETLIENIIRDELLEIKSKFKCPRITDIVDDYDDIDVEDLIPNENMVVTITHRGYIKRVPSKSYEKQKRGGKGKVAVTTYDDDFIESFFTCMSHDTLMFVTDRGQLYWLKVYKIPEGSRTAKGKAVVNLISLQADEKIKAIIPTTDFDESKSLAFFTKNGIVKRTNLSEFKNIRSIGVKAINLDDNDELVTVVIANSEPDESYDDSFEDGEGVSNLQTISEDNSENSLESGKMLFAVTKKGMCIKFALNKVRQIGRVSRGVTAIRFKENLDEVVGAVVIENDSQEILSVSQKGIGKRTTADEYRLQSRGGKGVICMKLTPKTKDLVGVVMVDEEMDLMALTSSGKMIRVDMQSIRKAGRNTSGVIVVNVDGDEVVSIARCPKEESDDDDIVADDTQEQDME, from the coding sequence ATGGAAGAAAATATTTTCAGTTCAAATCAAGATATCGACGCTATAGACGTTGAAGACTCTATAAAAGCAAGCTACCTAGATTACTCTATGAGCGTTATAATAGGTCGTGCTTTGCCAGATGCAAGAGACGGTTTAAAACCGGTTCATCGTCGCATACTTTATGCTATGAACGATCTTGGCGTAGGTAGTCGCAGCCCATATAAAAAGTCTGCTCGTATAGTAGGTGATGTTATCGGTAAGTATCACCCGCACGGCGATACTGCGGTATATGACGCTTTAGTTAGAATGGCTCAGAACTTTTCTATGAGAGTTCCTGCAGTAGATGGTCAAGGAAACTTTGGCTCAGTCGATGGCGATGGCGCAGCCGCTATGCGTTATACTGAAGCTAGAATGACGGTTTTGGCAGAGGAACTTTTAAGAGATTTAGATAAAGATACGGTTGATTTTATACCAAATTATGATGATAGTTTAAGCGAACCAGATGTTTTACCCGCGCGCGTACCGAATTTGTTGTTAAATGGATCGAGCGGTATCGCTGTTGGTATGGCGACAAATATCCCTCCACATAGTTTAGATGAGCTAGTAAATGGATTACTCACTCTTTTAGACGATAAAGAAGTTGGTTTAGAGGATATTATGACTCATATAAAGGGTCCTGATTTTCCAACCGGCGGTATAATTTTTGGGAAAAAAGGTATTATCGAAGCTTATAAAACAGGTCGAGGACGTATCAAACTAAGAGCTAAAACTCATATTGAAAAAAAACCAAATAAAGATGTTATAGTAGTCGATGAACTTCCATATCAAGTAAATAAAGCCAAGCTTCATGCAGATATAGCCGATCTTGTAAAAGAGAAGCTCATCGATGGTATAAGCGAAGTAAGGGATGAGAGCGATAGAGACGGAATTCGTCTTGTTATAGAGCTAAAACGCGATGCTATGAGTGAGATCGTGTTAAATAATTTATTTAAATCTACTCAAATGGAAGTTACTTTCGGCGTTATAATGCTTGCTATAAATAATAAAGAGCCAAAAGTATTTTCTCTTTTGGAGCTTTTAAAGCTGTTTTTAAATCATAGAAAAACAGTTATCATCAGGCGTACTATTTTTGAACTTCAAAAAGCAAGAGCAAGAGCTCATATTTTAGAAGGTTTAAAAATAGCGCTTGATAATATAGACGCGGTTATCAATCTGATAAAAACCAGCGCCGATACAAACTCTGCAAGAGACGGTTTGATGGCTAAATTCGGACTTTCTGAACTTCAAAGCAATGCTATTCTTGATATGAGGCTTAGTAAGTTAACAGGACTTGAGAGAGAAAAATTAGAAGCCGAACTAAAAGAGATTTTAGAGCTTATAGAAAAACTAGACGCAATATTAAAAAGCGAAACTTTGATAGAAAATATAATAAGAGACGAGCTTTTAGAAATCAAATCTAAATTTAAATGTCCGCGCATCACCGACATAGTCGATGATTATGATGATATAGACGTAGAAGACTTGATACCAAATGAAAATATGGTAGTTACCATAACTCACCGCGGATATATAAAACGCGTTCCTAGTAAGAGCTATGAAAAGCAAAAACGCGGTGGTAAAGGCAAGGTTGCAGTAACTACGTATGATGATGATTTTATAGAGAGTTTCTTTACTTGCATGAGTCATGATACGCTTATGTTTGTGACTGATCGCGGTCAGCTTTACTGGCTTAAAGTTTATAAAATTCCAGAAGGCAGCCGAACCGCAAAGGGAAAAGCGGTTGTAAATCTTATATCGCTTCAAGCAGACGAAAAGATAAAAGCTATCATACCTACAACGGATTTTGATGAGAGCAAATCTTTAGCTTTCTTCACTAAAAACGGTATAGTAAAACGTACGAATTTAAGTGAGTTTAAAAATATTCGTTCAATAGGCGTGAAAGCTATAAATTTAGATGATAATGATGAGCTTGTGACTGTTGTAATCGCTAATAGCGAGCCTGATGAGAGCTATGATGATAGCTTTGAAGATGGCGAAGGTGTTTCAAATTTGCAAACCATAAGCGAAGATAACTCCGAAAACAGTCTTGAGAGCGGAAAAATGCTATTTGCTGTTACTAAAAAAGGTATGTGTATCAAATTTGCTTTAAATAAAGTAAGACAGATAGGAAGAGTTAGCCGTGGCGTAACCGCTATAAGATTTAAAGAGAATTTAGATGAAGTTGTTGGAGCAGTCGTTATAGAAAATGATTCTCAAGAAATTTTAAGCGTGAGCCAAAAAGGTATAGGAAAACGCACAACGGCTGATGAGTATAGATTGCAAAGTCGCGGAGGTAAAGGCGTCATTTGTATGAAATTAACTCCAAAAACAAAAGATCTTGTTGGTGTAGTAATGGTAGATGAAGAGATGGATCTTATGGCGCTAACATCAAGCGGCAAGATGATAAGAGTAGATATGCAAAGCATCAGAAAAGCAGGGCGTAATACAAGCGGAGTCATAGTCGTAAATGTAGATGGCGATGAGGTTGTAAGTATAGCAAGATGCCCTAAAGAAGAGAGCGATGATGACGATATTGTTGCAGATGATACTCAAGAACAAGATATGGAATAA
- a CDS encoding AAC(3) family N-acetyltransferase — protein MKAILEANGKLVYERDFLGALKQIGIKSGDSVCVHTELFTLGKPLLPKDEFLRVLLHCFYEVICKNGTLIMPTFTYSFCKNQIYDKLNSRSTMGVLTEFFRQQNGVVRTNDPIFSFAISGDNQDAFLNDTKSCFGKNSVYDVLKRMDGKIVLFGTQKLGYTFTHYIEEQAEVSYRYFKEFSGILKDENKNINYKSIFYYVRDLAKNSDLSVDKIVNLLQKSGNFLECEFGSSTITAINAKDYFNEVLKVLKINETSLLKQ, from the coding sequence ATGAAAGCTATTTTAGAAGCAAACGGGAAGCTTGTTTATGAAAGAGATTTTTTAGGGGCTTTGAAGCAAATCGGTATAAAAAGTGGCGACTCTGTTTGCGTTCATACCGAGCTTTTTACTCTTGGGAAACCGCTTTTACCAAAAGATGAGTTTTTGAGAGTTTTATTACACTGTTTTTATGAAGTTATCTGTAAAAATGGAACTCTTATTATGCCTACATTTACATATAGTTTTTGTAAAAATCAAATTTATGATAAGCTAAACTCAAGGAGCACTATGGGCGTTTTGACTGAATTTTTTAGGCAACAAAATGGTGTTGTTCGTACAAATGATCCGATTTTTTCTTTTGCAATTAGTGGAGATAATCAAGACGCTTTTTTAAACGATACGAAAAGTTGTTTCGGCAAAAATTCAGTCTATGACGTGCTTAAAAGGATGGATGGAAAAATAGTGCTTTTTGGTACTCAAAAACTCGGCTATACATTTACTCATTACATAGAAGAGCAAGCAGAGGTGAGCTATAGATATTTTAAAGAGTTTAGCGGTATTTTAAAAGATGAAAATAAGAATATAAATTATAAAAGTATATTTTATTACGTTAGAGATCTTGCTAAGAATAGCGATTTAAGTGTAGATAAAATAGTAAATTTATTACAAAAATCCGGTAATTTTTTAGAATGCGAGTTCGGATCTTCTACTATAACTGCGATTAACGCAAAAGACTATTTTAACGAAGTTCTAAAAGTTTTAAAAATAAATGAAACCTCGCTTTTAAAACAGTAA